A stretch of the Medicago truncatula cultivar Jemalong A17 chromosome 5, MtrunA17r5.0-ANR, whole genome shotgun sequence genome encodes the following:
- the LOC11427377 gene encoding cytochrome P450 71D10 isoform X1, with protein MELQNPFSNIIFMLSFLILLVLFKIVQRWSFNNSTTKLPPGPWKLPLIGNIHQISGSSPPHHLFKKLAEKYGPLMHLKLGEVPYVVVSSPEMAKEIMKTHDITFCDRPNVLLPRVFTYNARDIAFSTYGELWRQLRKICVVELLSAKRVQSFSFIREEEVSDLVKSISANEGSIVNLSKSIFSMTYGIVARSAFGKKNRHQQLFKSTIEEALGLLGEFCIADLYPSIKILQKVSRVKTRVERLQGEIDRILQDIINDHRNNHSKTSKDEDLVDVLLKVQHENVHSQQPLTDENIKSVIQDLFIAGSETSSGIVLWAMSEMIKNPIVMEEAQVEVRRVFDKKGYVDETELQQLTYLKCVIKETFRLHPTVPLLVPRESRERCEINGYEIPAKTRVAVNVWAIGRDPKYWVEAESFKPERFVNSSIDFKGTDFELIPFGAGRRMCPGIAFALPNVELPLAKLLYHFDWKLPNGMSHQELDMTESFGLTVGKKHDVCLIPITRRP; from the exons CATGGAAACTACCCCTCATAGGAAACATACACCAGATTAGTGGCAGCTCACCCCCCCATCACCTCTTCAAAAAATTGGCAGAAAAATATGGACCTTTGATGCACCTTAAACTAGGAGAGGTACCATATGTAGTAGTTAGTTCACCAGAAATGGCAAAAGAGATTATGAAAACACATGACATCACATTTTGTGATAGGCCAAATGTTCTTTTACCTAGAGTATTTACTTACAATGCTAGAGATATTGCTTTCTCTACATACGGAGAACTTTGGAGACAATTACGAAAGATATGTGTTGTAGAGCTATTAAGTGCAAAACGTGTCCAATCTTTTAGTTTCATAAGAGAAGAAGAGGTGTCCGATCTTGTTAAATCAATATCTGCAAATGAAGGATCAATCGTTAATCTCTCTAAGTCGATTTTCTCAATGACTTATGGGATCGTGGCACGTTCAGCGTTTGGGAAAAAGAACAGACACCAACAATTGTTCAAATCAACAATAGAGGAAGCATTGGGCCTATTGGGAGAATTTTGTATTGCTGACTTGTATCCTTCTATTAAAATACTTCAAAAGGTAAGTAGAGTGAAGACCAGAGTTGAGAGATTACAAGGAGAGATTGATAGGATATTGCAAGACATCATCAATGATCATAGAAACAATCACAGTAAAACAAGCAAGGATGAAGACCTAGTTGATGTTCTTCTCAAGGTTCAACATGAAAATGTTCACTCACAACAACCCTTGACtgatgaaaatataaaatcagtCATTCAG GACTTGTTCATTGCTGGCAGCGAAACATCGTCAGGAATTGTGCTATGGGCGATGTCGGAGATGATAAAGAACCCAATAGTAATGGAAGAAGCACAAGTTGAGGTAAGAAGAGTGTTTGATAAAAAGGGGTATGTAGACGAGACAGAGTTGCAACAGTTGACATACTTAAAGTGTGTCATCAAAGAAACATTTAGGCTACATCCTACTGTACCTTTGTTGGTTCCAAGAGAAAGTAGAGAGAGATGTGAAATCAATGGGTATGAGATCCCAGCTAAGACAAGGGTTGCTGTCAATGTTTGGGCAATTGGAAGAGATCCAAAGTATTGGGTTGAAGCTGAGAGTTTTAAACCTGAGAGGTTTGTTAATAGCTCAATTGATTTCAAAGGCACAGACTTTGAATTAATACCATTTGGTGCTGGAAGAAGGATGTGTCCAGGTATTGCATTTGCCTTGCCCAATGTTGAGCTGCCTCTTGCTAAGTTGCTTTATCACTTTGATTGGAAACTTCCAAATGGAATGAGCCATCAAGAACTTGATATGACTGAATCATTTGGACTTACTGTTGGAAAAAAGCATGATGTATGTTTGATCCCTATTACTCGTCGTCCTTAA
- the LOC11425995 gene encoding transcription termination factor MTERF9, chloroplastic: MATTFLSLYPYNPFNILPFPSSNHASASCSSSSSSFLKRRKFTVLSAHSNPKILKTNRKSTYGKFLSPYDSDDEIEEMDFEDDEDEDEDEDEDDDDDDDDDDEDDDDDGFAEPTDLNAKDKRLKSKTVPDRQQEKEKEKGVRSLNNGQSKRLPKSQRIASLQENNSAKFRRNSMEKKYPELSEEILLDEKWLPLLDYLSTFGIKESQFIQIYERHMSSFQINVCSAQERIDYLMSLGVKHKDIRRILLRQPQILEYTVENNLKTHVAFLMGLGVPSTKIGQIIASTPSLFSYSVEKSLKPTVRYLIEEVGIKEKDLGKVIQLSPQILVQRIDISWNTRLMFLNKELDAPKESIVKMVTKHPQLLHYSIDDGLLPRINFLRSIGMKNADILKILTSLTQVLSLSLEANLKPKYLYLVNELHNEVQTLTKYPMYLSLSLDQRIRPRHKFLVSLKKAPKGPFPLGSLVPTDESFCQRWAGTTLDEYAAFRQRLLLKKLAEKYDRKM; the protein is encoded by the exons atGGCTACTACATTTTTATCACTTTACCCTTACAATCCTTTCAACATTCTTCCATTTCCTTCCTCTAATCATGCTTCTGcgtcttgttcttcttcttcttcttcatttctcaAACGAAGAAAATTCACTGTTCTTTCTGCTCATTCCAATCCCAAAATTCTCAAAACCAACAGAAAATCAACCTATGGAAAATTCCTCTCCCCGTATGACTCtgatgatgaaattgaagaaatggaCTTTGAAGACgacgaagatgaagatgaagatgaagatgaggatgatgatgatgatgatgatgatgatgatgaagatgatgatgat GACGGATTTGCTGAGCCTACTGATCTTAATGCCAAAGACAAGAGATTGAAGTCAAAGACAGTTCCAG ATAGACAACAAGAAAAGGAGAAGGAAAAGGGTGTGAGATCTCTTAACAATGGACAAAGCAAAAGATTGCCCAAAAGTCAGAGAATAGCATCCTTACAAGAAAATAACAGTGCAAAG TTTCGTAGAAATTCGATGGAGAAAAAATATCCGGAGTTGTCTGAAGAGATTCTTTTGGATGAGAAATGGTTACCACTTCTTGATTACTTAAGCACCTTTGGAATTAAGGAATCACAGTTCATCCAAATTTATGAGAGGCACATGTCGTCATTTCAAATTAATGTATGTTCTGCACAGGAAAGGATAGATTACTTAATGAGTCTTGGGGTTAAACATAAAGATATAAGAAGAATCCTTTTGAGGCAACCACAAATTCTAGAATACACGGTGGAGAACAATTTGAAGACTCACGTTGCATTCTTAATGGGCTTGGGCGTACCTAGTACCAAAATAGGGCAAATTATTGCTTCTACTCCATCCCTTTTTTCTTACAGTGTTGAGAAATCTTTAAAACCAACGGTAAGATATTTAATTGAGGAAGTTGGCATCAAGGAAAAAGATTTGGGTAAAGTCATTCAACTGAGTCCTCAAATTCTTGTCCAACGTATTGACATTTCATGGAATACTCGATTGATGTTTCTTAACAAAGAGTTGGATGCACCCAAAGAGAGCATTGTGAAGATGGTGACGAAACACCCTCAGCTTTTGCATTACAGTATTGATGATGGATTGCTTCCAAGAATAAATTTCCTAAGGAGCATAGGAATGAAAAATGCGGACATCTTGAAAATCTTGACTAGCCTTACACAG GTGCTATCTCTGTCCTTGGAAGCTAATCTAAAGCCGAAGTATTTGTACTTGGTAAATGAACTTCACAATGAGGTGCAAACCTTGACCAAATACCCGATGTACCTTAGCTTGTCTTTGGACCAGAGAATTCGTCCTCGTCATAAGTTCTTGGTTTCCCTAAAGAAAGCTCCAAAAGGACCATTTCCTCTTGGATCTTTAGTTCCAACTGATGAATCCTTTTGTCAACGGTGGGCTGGAACTACTCTTGATGAATATGCTGCATTTCGACAGAGATTATTACTCAAAAAATTAGCTGAGAAATATGAcagaaaaatgtga
- the LOC11426816 gene encoding uncharacterized protein: protein MEALVCCSLPSLTITKARNIVTRDCCSLTVRKTWDFGVKNARTTTKRRTRIGVVSVSDVTTVLDPAPVEITWQIVVGTIAGITPFVVAGIEFSKRIIAQKRCEMCGGSGLVFRDKNYFRCPECGGFLPWQSWKRFFSS, encoded by the exons ATGGAAGCTTTAGTTTGCTGTTCTCTGCCTTCTTTAACTATTACCAAAGCTAGGAACATAGTTACACGTGATTGTTGTTCCTTAACAGTGAGAAAAACCTGGGATTTTGGGGTTAAGAAtgcaagaacaacaacaaaaagaagaacaagGATAGGTGTTGTGTCTGTGAGTGATGTAACCACAGTACTTGATCCGGCTCCTGTCGAAATCACATGGCAAATTGTGGTTGGAACTATAG CTGGGATTACACCTTTTGTGGTGGCAGGGATTGAATTTAGCAAGAGAATT ATTGCTCAAAAAAGATGTGAGATGTGTGGAGGATCAGGACTTGTTTTTAGGGATAAGAACTATTTTCGTTGTCCAGAATGTG GTGGATTTCTTCCTTGGCAATCCTGGAAAAGATTCTTCTCCAGTTAA